TCAATCTTCCCATAGGAATACTCGCTGCGGTCCTGGCACTGTTTTTTATCCATGATCCCGAGTATATCCGTCGGCGCCATCTCAAAATCGACACATGGGGGCTGTTCCTCCTGACCGTGGGGCTCGGAGCCCTCCAGATCGTCCTGGACAAGGGGGAACGGGAAGACTGGTTCCATTCCAATTTTATAGTGATTCTCACATGCATCGCCGTTATTTCGCTGGTGCTTTTCGTTTTGGTGGAATTGCGTGTGAAACATCCCGTGGTCAATCTGAGGGTCTTTCGAAACCGGAGCTTTGCCACGGGCACACTCATCATGTTTGCAGGTTTTTTCTGCCTTTTCGGGAGCATCGTTCTCATTCCCCTCTATCTGCAAAATCTTATGGGCTACACGGCGTACTGGGCCGGGTTGGTCCTTGGCCCCGGAGGGCTGGGAAGTTTCTTCATGATGGCGGTGGCTGGAGTTCTCATGAAGAAGGGGTTCAATCCCAGAAACCTTTTGGCGATCGGGCTGGCGATCATGGCCTACTCCCTGTGGCTCATGTCCCATTTTAACTTGGAAACCGGCTTTTATGCGGTATCCTATCCCCGGCTGATCCAGGGAATCGGTATGGGACTCTTTTTCGTGCCCCTTTCGGCAGCGACTTACGTGAATATTCCGCGGGAGGAAACAGGGAATGCCTCCGGAGTTTTCAACCTGCTCCGGAACCTGGGGGGAAGCTTCGGAGTGGCATTCAGCAGCACGGTTCTCGCCCAAAGGGCGCAGGTCCATCAGACCTTCCTGGCGGAGCATGTGACCCCTTACAACCCGGTTTTTCAAATGCACTCGGAAAAGATTCAACAGTGGCTCGAGAGCAGCTATCCTGCCGCGGCCAACCAGACGGGGGTGCTCTCGGTCGTTTATCGAGAAGTTTTGAGGCAGGCCAGCATGCTCGCCTTCAACGATACTTTTTGGCTCCTGGCCATCATCACGGCGGTTCTTGTCTTTTTTACGCCCATCTTCAAGAGGCCCAAAAGAGCCGCCTTGCCCATGGAGGGAGTGCATTGATATGTTATCGAGACCCTGCCCCTCTTGTTCTCGAACCCTCGTTGCAGGATTCCCCCCTCATGCCCTGGCGGATCACACTCGCCACTCGCCACTCGCCACTCGCCATGAGCCATGAACCATGAGCCATGAACCATGAGCCATGAACCATGAGCCATGAACCATGAGCCATGAACCATGAGCCATGAACCATGAACCATGAGCCATGAACCATGAGCTATGAGCCACTCGCCATGAACCATTCCACAGGAGCTTCCGCCATGCTGAAAATTCCCATGAATGAAATCGCATCCCGTATTGTGGCGCTTCAGTTTTTGCTTGTCAAAAATGGAGTGGATGCAGCCATCATTCGTCAAAATGCTGACCTTTATTACTTTACGGGTACGGTGCAGGATGGGCATCTGGTGGTCCCCGCTTCCGGGCAGCCGGTTTTTCTGGTGAAACGGGACGTTGTACGGGCCGAAGAACAGTCGCCGCTCCGTCCGGTTGTGCCGCTCAAGAGCCTGAAAGATCTCGCCCCCGCAGTTTTTGACGCCTGCGGCGGTGCATCCCCCGGAAAAATCGGCCTGGAACTTGACGTTCTGCCCGCCAACATATTTTTCTATTACGATGAAAAGATTTTTCCCAGGCAGCAGGTGGTGGATGTCAGCGGATGGATCCGGCAGGTGCGTATGATCAAATCCCCCTGGGAGATCGAAATGATGCGAAAGGCGGAGGCTATCTCCCGCCAGGTTGCCGATGCGGTGCCGGGTCTTCTGCGGGAGGGAATGACCGAGCTCGAGTTGAGCATAGAACTGGAAAGCGTGGCGCGCAGGGCGGGGCACCTTGGAATGCTCCGTTTCAGGGCATTCAACATGGAGATGTATTTCGGGCATATCCTTTCGGG
This region of Desulforhabdus amnigena genomic DNA includes:
- a CDS encoding M24 family metallopeptidase — its product is MSYEPLAMNHSTGASAMLKIPMNEIASRIVALQFLLVKNGVDAAIIRQNADLYYFTGTVQDGHLVVPASGQPVFLVKRDVVRAEEQSPLRPVVPLKSLKDLAPAVFDACGGASPGKIGLELDVLPANIFFYYDEKIFPRQQVVDVSGWIRQVRMIKSPWEIEMMRKAEAISRQVADAVPGLLREGMTELELSIELESVARRAGHLGMLRFRAFNMEMYFGHILSGAEAAVSSYIDAPTGGEGPSPAFGQGSSEKKIRAGEIVSVDIMVNYHGYLNDQTRNYCIGPPPPELRDAYGFVREIHGRFKKLARPGTVTGELYEEVWQWVKETRWADFFMGSGDTRVSFIGHGLGLEVDEFPFIAQGHKVVLQEGMTLAFEPKFIIPGVGITGLENTYLVTAMGLESLNTAGEELMIL
- a CDS encoding DHA2 family efflux MFS transporter permease subunit produces the protein MSQKIPSISKWVIALTVMLPTFIEVMDTSVVNVSLPHIQGSLNAGLDEVTWVLTSYLVSNAVIIPITGWLSSVFGRKRYLLFSLTLFTISSIMCGAAPSLEVLIIFRILQGLGGGGLQPLSQAILLESFPPAEHGIAMAVFGMGVVLAPILGPVVGGWITDSWSWRWVFYINLPIGILAAVLALFFIHDPEYIRRRHLKIDTWGLFLLTVGLGALQIVLDKGEREDWFHSNFIVILTCIAVISLVLFVLVELRVKHPVVNLRVFRNRSFATGTLIMFAGFFCLFGSIVLIPLYLQNLMGYTAYWAGLVLGPGGLGSFFMMAVAGVLMKKGFNPRNLLAIGLAIMAYSLWLMSHFNLETGFYAVSYPRLIQGIGMGLFFVPLSAATYVNIPREETGNASGVFNLLRNLGGSFGVAFSSTVLAQRAQVHQTFLAEHVTPYNPVFQMHSEKIQQWLESSYPAAANQTGVLSVVYREVLRQASMLAFNDTFWLLAIITAVLVFFTPIFKRPKRAALPMEGVH